In Persicimonas caeni, a single window of DNA contains:
- a CDS encoding MBL fold metallo-hydrolase, with protein MEARFLGHAAVLLTSQDGTALLVDPYNPGGFGQKMGYGPIPYRADAVVCSHEHLDHCGLSYLPNQPHHIEGNGEFGPFSVRRYRAFHDEYGGRRRGGAVDVLAIEADGMTLVHLSDVGHSPTDALVDALARPDVLFVPVGGFYTIGAAQAREWHRRLAPSVVIPLHYKTDRCGLPLRGRADFEAQVGGRGAEQGSCVELKSRMITFKDSVVLLRPEC; from the coding sequence ATGGAAGCACGATTCCTCGGGCATGCGGCGGTACTGTTAACTTCACAAGACGGTACCGCGCTGCTTGTCGACCCGTATAACCCCGGGGGATTCGGCCAGAAGATGGGCTATGGTCCCATTCCCTATCGGGCCGACGCAGTCGTCTGCTCGCACGAGCATCTCGACCACTGCGGTCTGTCGTACCTTCCAAACCAACCCCACCACATCGAGGGCAATGGCGAGTTCGGGCCGTTTTCGGTGCGTCGCTATCGTGCGTTTCACGACGAGTACGGCGGCCGGCGCCGAGGCGGTGCGGTCGACGTGCTCGCCATCGAAGCCGACGGGATGACGCTCGTCCACTTGAGCGACGTCGGCCACAGCCCCACCGACGCGCTCGTCGACGCGCTGGCTCGCCCCGACGTGCTGTTTGTCCCCGTGGGCGGGTTTTACACCATCGGCGCCGCCCAGGCCCGAGAGTGGCACCGTCGCCTGGCCCCCAGCGTGGTCATTCCGTTGCACTACAAGACCGACCGGTGCGGTTTGCCGCTTCGGGGGCGGGCCGACTTCGAGGCCCAGGTGGGTGGACGCGGCGCCGAGCAAGGCTCGTGCGTTGAACTGAAATCCCGTATGATTACTTTCAAAGATAGCGTCGTCTTACTCAGGCCTGAGTGCTGA
- the rpsB gene encoding 30S ribosomal protein S2 has protein sequence MAEVSMKDLLEAGVHFGHQTNRWNPKMGQYIFGARNGVHIVDLSQTVRLFAKAQEFVGRMTAAGESIMFVGTKKQAQDAIRAQAERANQFYVVNRWLGGTLTNWRTIRKSIEKLEELDKMSRDGSYAKYTKKEVLMFERERERLENNVGGIRGMEGVPGALFVIDPHKEEIAIKEANKLGIPVVAVCDTNCDPDGIDYVIPGNDDAIRAIRLFANAIADACLEGGKVASSRREESAREAARAASDFHVAEGKKGPEVQKLGEGGASQQAEG, from the coding sequence ATGGCAGAAGTTTCCATGAAAGACCTGCTGGAGGCCGGCGTACACTTCGGTCACCAGACCAATCGCTGGAACCCCAAGATGGGCCAATATATCTTTGGCGCCCGCAACGGGGTTCACATTGTCGACCTCAGCCAGACCGTGCGTCTGTTCGCCAAAGCCCAGGAGTTCGTCGGTCGCATGACCGCCGCCGGCGAGAGCATCATGTTCGTGGGCACCAAAAAGCAGGCGCAGGACGCCATTCGCGCCCAGGCCGAGCGCGCCAACCAGTTCTACGTGGTCAACCGTTGGCTCGGTGGCACGCTGACCAACTGGCGCACCATCCGCAAGTCGATCGAGAAGCTCGAAGAGCTCGACAAGATGTCGCGCGACGGCTCGTACGCCAAGTACACCAAGAAAGAAGTCTTGATGTTCGAGCGTGAGCGCGAGCGTCTGGAGAACAACGTCGGCGGTATCCGCGGCATGGAAGGTGTGCCCGGTGCGCTGTTCGTCATCGACCCGCACAAAGAAGAGATCGCCATCAAAGAGGCCAACAAGCTGGGTATTCCGGTCGTGGCCGTGTGCGATACCAACTGTGACCCCGATGGCATCGACTATGTCATCCCGGGCAACGACGACGCCATTCGCGCCATCCGCCTGTTCGCCAACGCCATTGCCGATGCTTGCCTCGAGGGCGGCAAAGTCGCCAGCTCGCGTCGCGAGGAGAGCGCCCGTGAGGCCGCTCGCGCCGCGTCCGACTTCCACGTCGCCGAAGGCAAGAAGGGCCCCGAGGTCCAGAAGCTTGGTGAAGGCGGCGCTTCGCAGCAGGCCGAAGGCTAA
- the tsf gene encoding translation elongation factor Ts: MGISAKEVKALRDRTGAGMMDCKKALQENDGDMDAAIEYLEKKGIAAAKKKSGRVAAEGLVRAWTNDDATEAVLVEVNSETDFVARNDKFQEFADEVTAAIGQSDILSVDDLEKVEVDGKTVTEHTTETIATLGENISVRRFARFQADNGLVGTYIHAGDQIGVLVKVAIDGDADRGEVEDFSRDVAMHIAAMNPPYLSPSQIPDAERSSQEEVFSAQMAEEGKPEHIIPKIVTGKIKKWESEVSLLEQPFVKDTDKTVSEYQDTFGGVSIEDFVRFEVGEGIEKKDEDFRKEVAEQLKG; this comes from the coding sequence ATGGGAATCAGTGCGAAGGAAGTAAAAGCGCTTCGTGACCGCACGGGCGCCGGCATGATGGACTGCAAGAAGGCCCTCCAGGAAAATGACGGCGATATGGACGCCGCCATCGAATACCTCGAGAAGAAAGGTATCGCGGCTGCCAAGAAGAAGTCGGGCCGCGTCGCCGCCGAGGGCTTGGTGCGCGCCTGGACCAACGACGACGCCACCGAGGCCGTCCTCGTCGAAGTCAACTCCGAGACCGACTTCGTTGCTCGCAACGACAAGTTCCAGGAGTTCGCCGATGAGGTGACCGCTGCCATCGGTCAGTCGGACATCCTGTCGGTCGACGATCTCGAGAAAGTCGAGGTCGACGGCAAGACCGTCACCGAGCACACGACCGAGACGATCGCCACCCTGGGCGAGAACATTTCGGTGCGCCGCTTCGCCCGCTTCCAAGCCGACAACGGTCTGGTGGGCACCTACATCCACGCCGGTGACCAGATTGGCGTGCTCGTCAAGGTCGCCATCGATGGCGACGCCGACCGCGGCGAAGTCGAAGACTTCTCGCGTGACGTGGCCATGCACATCGCGGCGATGAACCCGCCGTACCTGTCGCCCTCGCAGATCCCGGACGCCGAGCGCTCCTCGCAAGAAGAGGTCTTCTCGGCGCAGATGGCCGAAGAGGGCAAGCCCGAGCACATCATCCCGAAGATCGTGACCGGCAAGATCAAGAAGTGGGAGTCCGAAGTCAGCCTTCTCGAGCAGCCGTTCGTCAAGGACACCGACAAGACGGTCTCCGAATACCAGGACACCTTCGGCGGTGTGAGCATCGAGGACTTCGTGCGTTTCGAAGTCGGCGAAGGCATCGAAAAGAAGGACGAAGACTTCCGCAAAGAAGTCGCCGAGCAGCTAAAAGGCTGA
- the pyrH gene encoding UMP kinase — MSKPKFQRVLIKLSGEALQDGQGYGISPDTLGLIAEEIVELSQLGVEVGIVIGGGNIFRGVAGSTAGMDRASADYMGMLATVINALALQDAVEKLGVPTRVQTALEIKEVAEPYIRRRAMRHLEKGRVVIFAAGTGNPYFTTDTAAALRAMEIRASVILKATKVDGVYDADPVDNPDAKMYDRLTYLDVLSRNLRVMDSTAISLCMDNSLPIIVFNLRKRGNMKAVIFGEQIGTLIVDNDSVLTRD, encoded by the coding sequence ATGTCGAAGCCCAAGTTTCAACGAGTCCTCATCAAGTTGTCGGGAGAAGCCCTCCAAGACGGACAGGGTTATGGAATCTCTCCGGATACACTCGGGCTCATCGCCGAGGAGATTGTCGAGCTGAGCCAGCTCGGCGTCGAGGTCGGCATCGTCATCGGCGGAGGCAACATCTTTCGCGGCGTCGCCGGCAGCACCGCCGGCATGGACCGCGCCTCGGCCGATTACATGGGAATGCTCGCCACGGTGATCAATGCGTTGGCGCTGCAAGACGCGGTCGAAAAACTCGGCGTTCCTACCCGAGTTCAGACGGCGCTCGAAATTAAAGAAGTTGCTGAACCGTATATTCGTAGGCGTGCGATGCGCCACCTGGAGAAGGGGCGCGTGGTCATCTTCGCAGCGGGTACGGGCAACCCGTACTTCACCACCGACACTGCGGCGGCGCTGCGAGCGATGGAGATTCGCGCCTCGGTGATTCTCAAGGCGACCAAGGTCGACGGCGTTTATGACGCCGACCCGGTCGACAATCCGGACGCCAAGATGTACGACCGGCTGACGTATCTGGATGTGTTGTCCAGAAACCTTCGAGTGATGGACTCGACGGCAATCAGCCTTTGCATGGACAACAGTCTTCCGATTATCGTCTTCAACCTGCGCAAGCGCGGCAACATGAAGGCGGTGATCTTCGGTGAGCAAATTGGAACGCTCATCGTGGACAACGACAGCGTATTGACTCGCGACTAG
- the frr gene encoding ribosome recycling factor: MEQLVLDELKEDYQTTVKDLKRSLAKIRTGRANLGMLDGIKVEYYGQMSPLNQVATMKVADPRLITIQPWESDLIPEIERSISSSDLGLNPSNDGNIIRVPIPALTGERRQELTKVVKREGEDHKIALRNRRREANDQIKELEKESEITEDQMHRAFSKIDAMTDQFTSKIDQIVEDKTNEILEV, translated from the coding sequence ATGGAACAGTTGGTATTGGATGAACTCAAAGAAGATTATCAGACCACCGTCAAGGATCTGAAGCGCTCGCTGGCCAAGATCCGCACCGGTCGGGCCAACCTGGGGATGCTCGACGGCATCAAGGTCGAGTACTACGGCCAGATGAGCCCGCTCAATCAGGTGGCCACGATGAAGGTCGCCGACCCGCGCCTGATCACCATTCAGCCATGGGAGAGCGACTTGATCCCCGAGATCGAGCGGTCGATTTCGTCGTCGGATCTCGGGTTGAACCCGTCGAATGACGGCAACATCATTCGCGTGCCGATTCCGGCCCTGACCGGTGAGCGTCGCCAAGAGCTGACCAAGGTGGTCAAGCGTGAGGGTGAGGATCACAAGATCGCGCTGCGCAATCGTCGGCGCGAGGCGAACGACCAGATCAAGGAACTCGAGAAGGAGTCCGAGATCACCGAAGACCAGATGCATCGTGCTTTCTCGAAGATCGACGCGATGACTGACCAGTTTACCTCGAAAATCGACCAGATTGTCGAGGACAAAACGAACGAGATTCTGGAGGTCTGA
- a CDS encoding FHA domain-containing protein translates to MPVRLTIRPPRTSKPQVVEFDEDRVTIGRSSRCDVRIPLRVVSGHHLTLLRTDAGLVVRDEKSTNGTLLDGKPLPADTDQALSGGGRLEILDLRIDVEFVPALGDAFSLQHTGTMARQLLGDALFATQDTGTDESAYFEVMRGPCAGEKLVVPDTLDHGRLADAADADLHVEGLGCALKLFRDGDGFGVEPTETSANVSPSVAGVPLDGPRRLASGETIVAGDVELRFVDPLEAYLEELDGAGGPAHDEEAPSKHKARPGYDTLTEDNEASPTSELDEDEERQNPDSTARGLGPVEVGVITLSVISLAGVVYLLLSIFGVV, encoded by the coding sequence ATGCCCGTAAGACTGACGATTCGCCCGCCCAGAACCTCTAAACCCCAGGTCGTCGAGTTCGACGAAGACCGCGTGACCATCGGACGCAGCTCTCGTTGCGACGTTCGAATCCCCCTTCGCGTCGTCTCCGGCCATCACCTGACCCTCCTTCGCACCGACGCCGGCCTGGTCGTGCGTGATGAGAAGAGCACCAACGGCACCCTGCTCGACGGCAAACCGCTGCCTGCAGACACCGACCAGGCGCTAAGCGGCGGCGGCAGACTCGAAATCCTCGACCTGCGCATCGATGTCGAGTTCGTGCCCGCGCTCGGCGACGCTTTCTCGCTGCAGCATACAGGCACAATGGCGCGCCAGTTGCTCGGCGACGCCCTCTTCGCCACCCAAGACACGGGCACCGACGAGTCGGCTTACTTCGAGGTGATGCGAGGACCATGCGCCGGCGAAAAGCTCGTCGTGCCCGATACCCTCGATCACGGGCGGCTCGCCGATGCCGCCGATGCAGACTTGCATGTCGAAGGGCTGGGCTGCGCCCTGAAGCTCTTTCGCGACGGCGACGGGTTCGGCGTCGAGCCCACCGAGACCAGCGCCAACGTATCGCCCAGCGTCGCCGGCGTGCCCCTCGACGGTCCACGTCGCCTCGCGTCCGGAGAGACCATCGTCGCCGGCGATGTGGAGTTACGCTTTGTCGACCCTCTCGAAGCCTACCTCGAGGAGCTCGACGGCGCTGGCGGGCCCGCCCACGACGAGGAGGCTCCGTCCAAGCACAAGGCACGTCCAGGCTACGACACGTTGACCGAAGACAACGAGGCGTCGCCCACCTCCGAACTCGATGAGGACGAAGAACGACAAAACCCCGACTCCACTGCGCGGGGCCTCGGCCCTGTGGAAGTCGGGGTGATCACCCTCAGCGTGATTTCGCTTGCGGGCGTCGTCTATCTGCTCTTGTCGATCTTCGGAGTCGTCTGA
- a CDS encoding serine/threonine-protein kinase → MSDQTTIRIHDIQIKSGTVIQGRYEITRHLGAGGFAQVFEAFDTNIERPVAIKFLNLHASTTDPNAQQNILARFKREAKLAAKIQHSNVVNIFDFGLIGERRDIPFIVMELLSGHDLEEQIFDKGSMDPKRALPLFVDCLEALGEAHKLGIVHKDLKPSNLFLANPGERTESLRIVDFGIAHIRDAREGRLTATGEILGTPQYLSPEYIEAQIVSPAFDVYQMGLILVEALTGKAVVDEMHPLRCVKAHSMGELDLPNALLDSPLGPVIARALHIDHNQRFANAEEFADALAEVDPASVPVLSADMPTSRLAEAGTLDSNSRIMNSRTGQMNQPTTGQLYGNTQQGYAQMQQGGVPADQSADLSGTHPSMRARSPQGPTNQMARSTEVAIQEAGIGNRGVKALVILGLAVLLLGGVAAWLLTTKLSEDQNDDAAVASAEAGELDGELDKGAEAAGPAEPGALAAAATDEKDEAADPAADEEADEAANAEGDEAPAAATKPEPVKITINSSPEGAAVYRGSEKLGTAPVALTFEPGDEDPVDVELRRRGYQSKEITVSPDSDSELTVDLDRKKTVRRTSKRPPRRKERTEKREEKSSPSTTEKTTTKKAEKKEDNSPRMLIAP, encoded by the coding sequence ATGAGCGACCAAACAACGATCCGTATCCACGACATTCAGATTAAGAGCGGTACGGTTATCCAGGGCCGCTACGAGATCACGCGCCATCTGGGGGCCGGCGGTTTCGCTCAGGTTTTCGAGGCGTTCGATACCAATATCGAGCGTCCGGTCGCGATCAAGTTCCTGAACCTGCACGCTTCGACCACCGATCCGAACGCCCAGCAGAATATCCTGGCGCGCTTCAAGCGCGAGGCGAAGCTGGCGGCCAAGATCCAGCACTCGAACGTGGTCAACATCTTCGACTTCGGGCTCATCGGCGAGCGGCGCGATATCCCGTTCATCGTGATGGAACTGCTGTCGGGTCACGACCTCGAAGAGCAGATCTTTGATAAAGGCTCGATGGATCCGAAGCGTGCCCTTCCCCTCTTTGTGGACTGTCTCGAGGCCCTCGGCGAGGCGCACAAGCTCGGGATCGTGCACAAGGACCTCAAGCCGTCGAACCTCTTTCTGGCCAACCCCGGCGAGCGCACCGAGTCGCTGCGCATCGTCGACTTCGGCATCGCCCACATCCGCGACGCCCGTGAAGGCCGCTTGACCGCCACCGGCGAGATTCTGGGAACGCCCCAGTACCTCTCTCCGGAGTATATCGAGGCGCAGATTGTCTCGCCGGCCTTCGACGTCTACCAGATGGGCTTGATCTTGGTAGAGGCGCTCACCGGCAAAGCCGTTGTCGACGAGATGCACCCGCTTCGCTGCGTCAAAGCGCACTCGATGGGCGAACTCGACCTGCCCAACGCGCTGCTCGACAGCCCCCTGGGGCCGGTCATCGCCCGAGCGCTGCATATCGACCACAACCAACGCTTCGCCAACGCCGAGGAGTTTGCCGATGCGCTGGCCGAGGTGGACCCGGCGTCGGTTCCGGTCCTCAGCGCCGACATGCCCACATCGCGGTTGGCCGAAGCCGGCACGTTGGATAGCAACTCGCGCATCATGAACAGCCGTACCGGGCAGATGAATCAGCCGACCACGGGTCAGCTGTACGGCAACACCCAACAGGGGTACGCGCAAATGCAACAGGGAGGCGTGCCCGCCGACCAGAGCGCCGACCTGTCAGGAACTCACCCATCGATGCGCGCCCGCTCCCCCCAGGGCCCCACCAACCAGATGGCCCGCTCGACCGAAGTGGCGATCCAAGAGGCGGGGATCGGCAACCGGGGCGTCAAAGCGCTGGTCATCCTGGGATTGGCCGTGCTGTTGCTCGGAGGAGTCGCCGCATGGCTGCTCACGACCAAGCTATCCGAGGATCAGAACGACGACGCGGCGGTCGCGTCGGCTGAGGCCGGTGAGTTGGATGGTGAGTTGGATAAAGGGGCCGAAGCAGCCGGACCGGCCGAACCCGGAGCGTTGGCTGCCGCGGCAACCGACGAGAAAGACGAGGCCGCCGATCCGGCAGCAGACGAAGAGGCGGACGAGGCCGCTAACGCCGAAGGTGACGAGGCTCCCGCTGCTGCGACCAAGCCCGAGCCGGTCAAGATCACCATCAACTCGTCGCCCGAGGGAGCGGCCGTGTATCGCGGCTCCGAGAAACTCGGCACCGCTCCAGTCGCGCTGACCTTCGAACCCGGTGACGAGGACCCGGTCGACGTCGAACTACGCCGACGCGGTTACCAGAGCAAGGAGATCACCGTCAGCCCGGACAGCGACTCCGAGCTCACCGTCGATCTCGACCGAAAGAAGACCGTGCGCCGAACCTCCAAGCGTCCCCCGCGCCGCAAAGAGCGCACCGAAAAACGCGAGGAGAAGTCGTCACCGTCGACGACCGAAAAGACCACGACAAAAAAGGCAGAGAAAAAGGAAGACAACAGTCCGCGCATGCTCATTGCGCCCTGA
- a CDS encoding metallophosphoesterase family protein: MTTRLAVRRASGALLLSCVIACSSAGCESGTDQKDEPHRQVDPSDTAGLDGSDDTAFDTSSRDAADGSQASDAEQDATDDGVPEYALSAAPYTTLQGLWAPRALSDAAKSAMGGEIGVTDIARFADYDIGVQFEAGKPWVIHGELAPGFRQGSGGERSSLLYFWEAADPQMIDEESPIRFAGTTIAPMGSTYRPQSHLIAQVFESQVRSARRISEASGRPFDFAFIAGDMTDGGQENELAWTIDILAGGVIDPDSGVDDDPVPGPGNDFGDPFRSPGIGVPWYPAVGNHETLYMGTFPATDAVQEAAVGDQVIDFTDDLPLLRNIDTASNGFRDGSTPHGDVVTGGTTPPDPKRRILDLGQVLSALQAGGGEPVGHGIDDNNVFEELGYYSFHPIPGKPVRFIVINTLLRNLPTALGGISRTQFEWVEDELKSAQRNGELVIVGSHHRASDFGPVSVVSGGEFKSLLASYDNVVLHVAGHGHHNAKKLVRPSGSHDPEQGYWEIMCSSTVDFPMQSRIIELVYEGAGYLSVYVTNMEQNAADGTLARWALDLAVARKFFVNRSYRDKWAEGLDTMNLLLRFKLTSKITQAIEAEEWPTRVESEETLQQLSGP; encoded by the coding sequence ATGACGACCCGACTTGCCGTACGCCGCGCATCCGGTGCGCTTCTGCTGTCGTGTGTGATTGCGTGTTCCAGCGCCGGGTGTGAGTCCGGCACCGACCAGAAGGACGAGCCGCACCGCCAAGTCGACCCGTCGGATACCGCCGGGCTCGACGGAAGCGACGATACCGCTTTCGACACGTCCTCCCGCGACGCCGCCGACGGCAGCCAGGCAAGCGACGCCGAGCAGGATGCGACCGACGACGGTGTCCCCGAGTACGCGCTGTCGGCGGCCCCCTACACGACCCTGCAGGGACTGTGGGCACCGCGCGCCCTCTCAGACGCAGCCAAGAGCGCCATGGGCGGCGAAATCGGCGTGACCGACATCGCGCGGTTTGCCGACTACGATATCGGCGTACAATTCGAGGCTGGAAAGCCGTGGGTGATTCACGGGGAGCTTGCGCCGGGATTTCGCCAAGGCAGCGGCGGTGAGCGCAGCAGTCTGCTCTACTTCTGGGAGGCGGCCGACCCCCAGATGATCGACGAGGAGTCGCCGATTCGCTTCGCGGGGACCACTATCGCGCCGATGGGGAGCACGTATCGGCCGCAGAGCCACCTCATCGCGCAGGTCTTCGAGTCGCAGGTGCGAAGCGCGCGGCGTATCAGCGAGGCGAGTGGCAGGCCGTTCGACTTCGCGTTCATCGCCGGCGACATGACGGACGGCGGCCAAGAAAACGAGCTTGCCTGGACCATCGACATCTTGGCCGGCGGCGTCATCGACCCCGACTCGGGCGTCGACGACGACCCGGTGCCGGGACCCGGCAACGACTTCGGCGACCCGTTTCGCTCACCGGGCATCGGGGTGCCTTGGTACCCGGCCGTCGGCAACCACGAAACCCTCTACATGGGGACCTTCCCGGCGACCGACGCGGTCCAGGAGGCCGCGGTGGGTGACCAAGTCATCGACTTTACCGACGATCTGCCCCTTCTGCGCAATATCGACACCGCCTCGAATGGATTTCGCGACGGCTCGACTCCCCACGGCGACGTGGTGACGGGCGGTACGACGCCGCCCGACCCCAAACGACGCATCCTCGATCTGGGCCAAGTCTTGTCGGCCCTGCAAGCGGGCGGCGGCGAGCCCGTTGGCCACGGCATCGACGACAACAACGTCTTCGAAGAACTCGGCTACTACAGCTTTCATCCCATTCCGGGAAAGCCGGTTCGTTTTATCGTCATCAACACCCTGCTGCGTAATCTTCCCACGGCGCTGGGCGGCATCAGCCGCACCCAGTTCGAGTGGGTGGAAGACGAGCTGAAGAGCGCCCAGCGAAACGGCGAGCTCGTCATCGTCGGTAGTCACCACCGGGCCTCGGACTTCGGGCCGGTGAGCGTGGTCAGCGGCGGTGAGTTCAAGTCGCTGTTGGCTTCGTATGACAACGTCGTGTTGCACGTGGCCGGCCACGGCCATCACAACGCCAAGAAGCTGGTGCGCCCCAGCGGCTCGCACGACCCCGAGCAGGGCTACTGGGAGATCATGTGCTCGTCGACGGTCGACTTCCCGATGCAGTCACGCATCATCGAGCTGGTCTACGAGGGCGCCGGCTACCTGTCCGTCTACGTGACCAACATGGAGCAAAACGCCGCCGACGGCACACTGGCGCGTTGGGCGCTCGATTTGGCCGTGGCTCGCAAGTTCTTCGTCAACCGCTCATACCGTGACAAGTGGGCGGAAGGGCTCGATACGATGAACCTGTTGCTGCGCTTCAAGCTCACCTCCAAGATCACGCAGGCCATCGAGGCCGAGGAGTGGCCTACGCGCGTCGAGTCGGAAGAGACTCTGCAGCAGTTGTCCGGTCCCTGA
- a CDS encoding HAD family hydrolase has protein sequence MTQAHPSIFLFDIDGTLISTAGAGRRAFERAFADLAGPGDHLEFSFAGMTDRSIARQGLVAAQLEATDEAIEAAIEAYLGFLPEFVDAADGYTIFSGVVELLDALGERTNAAIGLGTGNIERGARIKLARGGLNPHFDFGGFGCDAEDRAELIAAGARRGAERLGMALERCRVIVIGDTDRDIAAARAIGAECLGVATGGATVDELLSYGAHHGVEALTDPSAREFLWG, from the coding sequence ATGACACAAGCCCATCCCAGCATTTTCCTGTTCGACATCGACGGCACGCTCATCTCGACGGCGGGCGCCGGGCGTCGCGCTTTCGAGCGCGCCTTCGCCGATCTGGCCGGCCCGGGTGATCACCTCGAGTTTTCCTTTGCGGGGATGACCGATCGCAGCATCGCCCGCCAAGGACTCGTCGCCGCCCAACTGGAGGCGACCGACGAGGCGATCGAGGCCGCCATCGAGGCTTACCTGGGGTTTCTGCCCGAGTTTGTCGATGCCGCCGACGGCTACACCATCTTTTCGGGTGTGGTCGAGCTGCTCGACGCGCTCGGCGAGCGCACGAACGCGGCCATCGGGCTGGGCACTGGCAACATCGAGCGCGGCGCGCGTATCAAGCTCGCACGTGGCGGGCTCAACCCTCACTTCGACTTCGGCGGGTTTGGCTGTGACGCCGAGGATCGCGCCGAGCTCATCGCCGCAGGCGCCCGGCGCGGCGCCGAGCGCCTCGGGATGGCGCTGGAGAGATGTCGGGTGATTGTCATCGGGGATACCGACCGCGACATCGCCGCCGCGCGGGCGATCGGCGCCGAATGCCTGGGGGTGGCCACCGGCGGCGCCACCGTCGACGAGTTGCTCTCGTACGGGGCGCACCACGGCGTCGAGGCGCTCACCGACCCGAGCGCACGCGAGTTTCTGTGGGGCTGA
- a CDS encoding lipase family protein yields MLNARLLLVLILGCSAALVGCGDDSGNGQSNALQDTDISADAGDVSEDALGDGGHDGDVGEDSDADAPSCEAFPAPEIAGTTETDTLANAPARCGQPSHTWIEDPRLGEVTQIGVEKDFPAAFIEGILSSENINAPREIAHDARVVQYAYMTQDRGQLVEASAMVAFPTDRQPGAEPREVLLLLHGTTGFTDACAPSSDLASQGLAALLASFGYMVVAPDYIGLKGFADPTGFLHPYLVGQSTAISSLDAVRAAANLPSDKRGDWCLKPEVVAFGGSQGGHAALWVDRLAPYYARELELLGSVATVPPADMLGQMDRALEQFVNATGNTVAFLGTTASWYGVEDRLDEVFVSPYETDIPDALGSTCDFGDIAPDVSDTTDIFQQALVDAAVDDTLGSVEPWGCITAENGLTTTSVPRLEPTSDSYGVMFVVGENDELVHTPIERDAFVELCDQGMQMEFLECAGAGHGETTFFAMPEILDFVDARIDRVQFDDAAACQLTSPTTCRGTQ; encoded by the coding sequence ATGTTGAATGCCAGATTATTGCTTGTCTTGATTCTTGGATGCAGCGCAGCTTTGGTCGGTTGCGGTGACGATTCGGGGAACGGTCAGTCCAACGCACTCCAAGATACCGACATCAGCGCAGATGCCGGCGATGTCTCCGAAGACGCGCTCGGTGACGGCGGCCACGATGGCGACGTCGGCGAAGACAGCGACGCGGATGCGCCGAGCTGTGAGGCGTTCCCGGCCCCTGAGATTGCCGGCACGACCGAGACCGACACGTTGGCCAACGCCCCGGCGCGTTGCGGCCAGCCGTCACACACGTGGATCGAAGACCCCCGCCTTGGCGAGGTGACCCAGATCGGCGTCGAGAAGGATTTTCCCGCCGCGTTCATCGAGGGCATCCTCTCCAGTGAGAATATCAACGCGCCGCGCGAGATCGCCCACGATGCGCGGGTGGTTCAGTACGCCTACATGACTCAAGATCGCGGCCAATTGGTCGAGGCGAGCGCGATGGTGGCGTTCCCGACCGATCGTCAGCCCGGCGCCGAGCCCCGAGAAGTTCTGTTGTTGCTTCACGGCACCACCGGCTTCACCGACGCATGTGCGCCGTCGTCCGACCTGGCATCGCAGGGGCTGGCCGCGCTGCTCGCCTCCTTTGGTTATATGGTCGTCGCCCCCGACTATATCGGCCTGAAAGGCTTTGCGGATCCGACCGGATTTCTGCACCCGTACTTGGTGGGGCAGTCGACGGCGATTTCGTCGCTCGACGCCGTGCGCGCCGCTGCCAACTTGCCGTCGGATAAGCGTGGCGACTGGTGTCTGAAGCCCGAGGTCGTCGCCTTTGGCGGCTCGCAGGGCGGCCACGCGGCGCTGTGGGTCGATCGCCTCGCGCCGTATTATGCCCGTGAGTTGGAGCTGCTCGGCTCGGTGGCCACCGTGCCCCCGGCGGACATGCTCGGCCAGATGGACCGCGCGCTCGAGCAGTTCGTCAACGCCACGGGCAACACCGTGGCCTTCTTGGGGACCACCGCCAGCTGGTACGGGGTCGAGGATCGCCTCGACGAGGTCTTCGTGTCTCCCTACGAGACCGATATCCCCGACGCGCTCGGCTCGACGTGTGACTTTGGCGACATCGCCCCGGACGTCTCCGACACCACGGACATCTTCCAGCAGGCCCTGGTCGACGCCGCGGTCGACGATACCCTCGGCTCGGTCGAGCCATGGGGGTGCATCACCGCCGAGAACGGGCTGACGACCACGTCGGTGCCGCGCTTGGAGCCGACGAGCGACTCGTACGGCGTGATGTTCGTGGTCGGCGAGAACGACGAGCTGGTGCACACGCCCATCGAGCGCGACGCGTTCGTCGAGCTGTGTGATCAAGGCATGCAGATGGAGTTTCTGGAGTGCGCCGGCGCCGGCCACGGCGAGACGACGTTTTTCGCCATGCCCGAAATTCTCGACTTTGTCGACGCGCGCATCGATCGGGTGCAATTCGACGACGCGGCCGCTTGTCAGCTCACCTCGCCGACCACCTGTCGAGGCACGCAGTGA